In Neomonachus schauinslandi chromosome 6, ASM220157v2, whole genome shotgun sequence, a genomic segment contains:
- the NHLH1 gene encoding helix-loop-helix protein 1 produces MMLNSDTVELDLPPTHSETESGFSDCGGGAGPDGAGPGGPGGGQARGLEPGEPGRKDLQHLSREERRRRRRATAKYRTAHATRERIRVEAFNLAFAELRKLLPTLPPDKKLSKIEILRLAICYISYLNHVLDV; encoded by the coding sequence ATGATGCTCAACTCAGACACGGTGGAGCTGGACCTGCCTCCCACCCACTCCGAGACCGAGTCAGGCTTCAGCGactgcgggggcggggcgggccccgatggggctgggcctgggggtcCCGGAGGGGGCCAGGCCCGGGGCCTGGAGCCCGGAGAGCCCGGCCGGAAAGACCTGCAGCACCTGAGCCGGGAGGAGCGGCGGCGCCGGCGCCGGGCCACGGCCAAATACCGCACGGCCCACGCCACGCGGGAGCGAATCCGCGTGGAAGCCTTCAACCTGGCCTTCGCCGAGCTGCGCAAGCTGCTGCCCACGCTGCCCCCCGACAAGAAGCTGTCCAAGATCGAGATCCTGCGCCTGGCCATCTGCTACATCTCCTACCTGAACCACGTGCTGGACGTCTGA